In a genomic window of Oceaniferula flava:
- a CDS encoding RNA pyrophosphohydrolase, translating to MAKYRPNVAALVLNREGKLLVCERVNSTGLWQFPQGGVDAGEKRKHALAREVEEEIGLPSDAYRVLEKRGGYTYLYPKQVRKQKSYFDGQVQTYYLCRLKKNAPELDLKRHKNQEFGRYQWINPDEFNLKWLPEFKRQVYRAVMLDFFGVRL from the coding sequence ATGGCGAAGTATCGACCGAATGTAGCTGCCCTTGTTCTGAACCGGGAGGGAAAGCTGCTTGTCTGCGAGCGGGTTAATTCAACTGGCCTGTGGCAGTTTCCCCAAGGCGGCGTGGATGCCGGAGAGAAGCGCAAACATGCCTTGGCGCGGGAGGTTGAGGAGGAAATTGGCCTGCCGTCAGACGCCTACCGGGTTCTCGAGAAACGCGGTGGCTACACTTACCTCTACCCGAAGCAGGTGCGGAAACAGAAGTCTTACTTCGATGGCCAGGTGCAGACGTATTACCTCTGCCGCCTGAAGAAAAATGCCCCGGAGCTCGATCTGAAACGGCATAAAAACCAGGAGTTCGGCCGCTACCAATGGATCAACCCCGATGAGTTCAATCTCAAGTGGCTGCCGGAGTTCAAACGCCAGGTCTACCGCGCTGTGATGCTGGATTTCTTTGGCGTTAGGTTATAA